A window of the Drosophila simulans strain w501 chromosome 2L, Prin_Dsim_3.1, whole genome shotgun sequence genome harbors these coding sequences:
- the LOC6730755 gene encoding phosphoglycerate kinase isoform X2: MLPMRQNLYQRVQSRFTNLRFQRFFSKDDCNGKQVKKLSLKNVDVAGKRVFMRVDFNVPMKDGKITNNQRIVSALPTIKYALEKKCLGIPLGTS, translated from the exons atgcttCCTATGCGGCAGAACTTATACCAAAGGGTTCAATCTCGATTCACAAATTTAAGGTTTCAACGATTTTTTAGCAAAGACGATTGCAATGGAAAGCAAGTAAAGAAGTTGAGCTTAAAAAATGTAGATGTGGCTGGAAAAAGGGTTTTTATGAG AGTGGACTTTAATGTACCCATGAAAGATGGTAAAATAACCAACAACCAAAGAATAGTTTCCGCACTTCCCACTATTAAATATGCCTTGGAAAAGAAAT GTCTTGGCATCCCACTTGGGACGTCCTGA
- the LOC6730756 gene encoding pre-mRNA-splicing factor CWC25 homolog, translating to MGGGDLNLKKSWHPHTMKNQERVWKAEEQAKMEERKLQDLRKEINEERDREELRRLGESSGVLSNNGGAAGEAKLEWMYKNSTELINREEYLLGRKIDKSFETLQAEESRKEQNTVGLKQTINHVEHDCVPFSIRTYRNVQSNEQVDIQRKTLEDPLMLIKQREMESRRKLLENPVKLKEIHRILKTEQEQKTAQGKKKNKKSKKSKKSKKKKKNRRSSDDESSDSESNDSDDDLDRKLARQVSKLKGDQGDLKLDKLLDAKYRTISNQLDMATKKKKSKKSKKKKSSDSSDESSDEEEKPRRQRSREPEPRRKHKRSHSSEDRNHRERRRSRSPRDRKKLQSRSPEQRRRQWSPEERRERRRSRTRSPLARRTRSPEDRKARHQSKDTSKHREKRRSRTPEERSRSKRSRSRSSKRDVNRRITERPPPSRPAGKPKLSEADREARLREMMDNATWREADRSQVVRKHREAYAREEAQNRERDFDKEFINKEVKKAIANHNSIGDRIRANLNNIQRTASSMDSNFARK from the exons aTGGGTGGCGGAGATCTA AATCTGAAGAAATCATGGCATCCGCACACGATGAAAAACCAGGAGCGCGTTTGGAAGGCGGAGGAGCAAGCGAAGATGGAGGAGCGCAAGCTGCAGGATCTGCGCAAGGAGATCAACGAGGAGCGGGATAGGGAGGAGCTGAGACGATTGGGCGAAAGTTCCGGTGTACTGAGCAATAATGGCGGAGCCGCTGGCGAGGCCAAGCTGGAGTGGATGTACAAAA ACAGCACAGAGCTGATCAACCGCGAGGAGTACCTCTTGGGCCGGAAGATCGACAAATCCTTTGAGACCCTGCAAGCGGAGGAGAGCCGCAAGGAACAGAACACAGTGGGTCTCAAGCAGACGATCAACCATGTGGAGCACGACTGTGTGCCCTTCTCTATACGGACCTACCGCAATGTGCAGTCCAACGAACAGGTGGACATACAGCGCAAGACCCTCGAGGATCCCCTGATGCTCATCAAGCAGCGCGAGATGGAATCCCGTCGAAAGCTGCTTGAGAACCCCGTCAAGCTGAAGGAAATCCATCGCATTCTCAAGACTGAACAAGAACAAAAGACCGCCCAGggaaagaagaagaacaagaagaGCAAAAAGTCCAAGAAatccaaaaagaagaagaagaacagaCGATCCAGCGATGATGAGAGTAGTGACAGCGAGAGCAATGATAGCGACGATGACTTGGACAGAAAATTGGCCCGCCAAGTGAGCAAACTCAAGGGAGACCAAGGTGACCTTAAACTGGACAAGCTGCTGGACGCCAAGTACCGCACCATTTCGAATCAATTAGACATGGCCACCAAGAAGAAAAAGAGCAAGAAATctaagaagaagaaaagcAGCGATAGCAGTGATGAAAGTAGTGACGAAGAGGAAAAGCCAAGAAGACAAAGATCTAGGGAACCAGAGCCAAGGAGAAAGCACAAGAGAAGCCACAGCTCAGAGGACAGAAATCACAGGGAAAGACGTAGGAGCAGAAGCCCGCGGGACAGAAAAAAGCTACAGAGTAGAAGTCCGGAACAGAGGCGGAGGCAATGGAGTCCAGAAGAGAGAAGGGAAAGGCGGAGAAGCAGGACCAGAAGTCCCTTAGCGAGAAGAACCAGGAGCCCCGAGGACAGAAAAGCAAGACATCAAAGCAAAGACACTTCAAAGCATCGCGAGAAACGCAGGAGTAGAACGCCTGAAGAGCGCTCCAGGTCGAAACGCAGCAGGAGCCGAAGTTCCAAAAGAGATGTCAATCGAAGGATTACTGAAAGACCGCCTCCCAGCCGTCCCGCCGGCAAGCCAAAGTTAAGCGAAGCCGACCGAGAAGCCCGTCTGCGCGAAATGATGGACAACGCCACTTGGAGGGAAGCGGATCGCAGCCAGGTGGTTCGCAAGCACCGAGAAGCCTACGCGCGCGAGGAGGCCCAAAACCGCGAACGTGACTTCGACAAGGAGTTCATTAACAAGGAGGTAAAGAAGGCCATCGCCAACCACAACTCCATTGGCGATCGCATCCGGGCCAATCTCAACAACATACAGCGCACCGCCTCCTCAATGGACAGCAACTTTGCCCGCAAATAA
- the LOC6730757 gene encoding phosphoglycerate kinase translates to MAFNKLSIENLDLAGKRVLMRVDFNVPIKEGKITSNQRIVAALDSVKLALSKKAKSVVLMSHLGRPDGNKNIKYTLAPVAAELKTLLGQDVIFLSDCVGSEVEAACKDPAPGSVILLENVRFYVEEEGKGLDASGGKVKADPAKVKEFRASLAKLGDVYVNDAFGTAHRAHSSMMGDGFEQRAAGLLLNKELKYFSQALDKPPNPFLAILGGAKVADKIQLIENLLDKVNEMIIGGGMAFTFLKVLNNMKIGGSLFDEEGSKIVEKLVEKAKKNNVQLHLPVDFVCGDKFAENAAVSEATVEAGIPDGHMGLDVGPKTRELFAAPIARAKLIVWNGPPGVFEFPNFANGTKSIMDGVVAATKNGTVSIIGGGDTASCCAKWNTEALVSHVSTGGGASLELLEGKTLPGVAALSSA, encoded by the exons ATGGCCTTCAATAAGCTGAGCATCGAGAACCTGGACTTGGCGGGCAAGCGGGTGTTGATGCG CGTCGACTTCAATGTGCCCATCAAGGAGGGCAAGATCACCAGCAACCAGAGGATCGTTGCCGCCTTGGATAGTGTCAAGTTGGCCCTTTCCAAGAAAGCCAAGTCGGTAGTGCTGATGTCCCACTTGGGTCGTCCCGATGGCAACAAGAACATCAAGTACACCCTGGCACCCGTGGCCGCTGAGCTGAAGACCCTGCTCGGCCAGGATGTGATCTTCCTGAGCGACTGCGTCGGCAGCGAAGTGGAGGCCGCTTGCAAGGACCCCGCACCGGGATCCGTTATTCTGCTGGAGAACGTCCGCTTCTACGTGGAGGAGGAAGGCAAGGGCTTGGACGCCAGCGGCGGCAAGGTCAAGGCCGATCCCGCCAAGGTCAAGGAGTTCCGTGCCAGCCTGGCCAAGCTGGGCGATGTCTATGTCAACGACGCCTTCGGCACTGCCCATCGCGCCCACAGTTCCATGATGGGCGATGGCTTCGAGCAGCGCGCAGCTGGTCTGTTGCTGAACAAGGAGCTGAAGTACTTCTCGCAGGCCCTGGACAAGCCACCAAATCCCTTCCTGGCAATTCTCGGTGGCGCCAAGGTCGCCGACAAGATCCAGCTGATTGAGAACCTTCTGGACAAGGTCAACGAGATGATCATCGGTGGCGGCATGGCCTTCACCTTCCTGAAGGTCCTCAACAACATGAAGATCGGCGGTTCCCTGTTCGACGAGGAGGGCTCCAAGATCGTCGAGAAACTGGTGGAGAAGGCCAAGAAGAACAACGTGCAGTTGCATCTGCCAGTGGACTTCGTCTGCGGTGACAAGTTCGCCGAGAACGCTGCCGTCAGCGAGGCCACCGTGGAGGCCGGAATTCCCGATGGACACATGGGTCTGGATGTGGGTCCCAAGACCCGCGAGCTATTCGCGGCGCCCATTGCTCGCGCCAAGCTGATCGTGTGGAACGG ACCCCCCGGTGTCTTTGAGTTCCCCAACTTCGCCAACGGCACCAAGTCCATCATGGACGGCGTGGTGGCCGCCACCAAGAACGGCACCGTCTCCATCATCGGCGGCGGCGACACTGCCTCTTGCTGCGCCAAGTGGAACACGGAGGCACTCGTCTCGCACGTCTCCACCGGAGGCGGCGCCTCGCTGGAGCTCCTGGAGGGCAAGACACTGCCAGGCGTGGCTGCATTGTCCAGCGCCTAA